The Gadus macrocephalus chromosome 20, ASM3116895v1 genome includes a region encoding these proteins:
- the LOC132448468 gene encoding poly(rC)-binding protein 3 isoform X4 → MDPAKIQSEGGLNVTLTIRLLMHGKEVGSIIGKKGETVKKMREESSARINISEGNCPERIVTITGPTDAIFKAFAMIAYKFEEDIINSMSNSPATSKPPVTLRLVVPASQCGSLIGKGGSKIKEMRESTGAQVQVAGDMLPSSTERAVTISGTPEAIIQCVKQICVVILESPPKGATIPYRPKPASTPVIFSGGQAYTIQGQYAIPHPDQLTKLHQLAMQQTPFTPLGQTTPAFPGLDASPPASTHELTIPNDLIGCIIGRQGTKINEIRQMSGAQIKIANAMEGSSERQITITGTPANISLAQYLINARFRDVAAMWNDPSSMATS, encoded by the exons ATGGATCCGGCCAAGATCCAGTCCGAGGGGGGCCTCAACGTCACGCTCACCATCCGCCTCCTAATGCATGGGAAG GAAGTGGGCAGCATTATTGGAAAG AAAGGAGAAACTGTGAAGAAGATGCGTGAGGAG AGCTCAGCAAGGATCAACATTTCTGAGGGCAACTGCCCAGAGCGGATAGTCACCATCACCGGACCGACCGACGCCATCTTCAAGGCCTTTGCCATGATCGCCTACAAATTTGAAGAG GACATCATCAACTCGATGAGCAACAGCCCGGCCACGAGCAAGCCGCCGGTCACCCTGCGGCTGGTGGTGCCTGCCAGCCAGTGTGGATCCCTCATCGGGAAGGGAGGCTCCAAGATCAAGGAGATGAGAGAG TCGACGGGGGCCCAGGTGCAGGTGGCCGGGGACATGCTGCCCAGCTCCACCGAGCGCGCCGTCACCATCTCCGGCACGCCAGAGGCCATCATCCAGTGCGTCAAGCAGATCTGCGTGGTCATCCTGGAG TCCCCTCCGAAGGGAGCCACCATACCGTACCGCCCAAAGCCCGCCTCCACCCCGGTCATATTCTCCGGTGGCCAG GCCTACACAATTCAGGGACAATATGCCATACCGCATCCAGAT CAGCTGACCAAGCTCCACCAGCTGGCTATGCAGCAAACGCCCTTTACTCCCCTCGGACAGACCACCCCTGCTTTCCCTG GTCTGGACGCCAGCCCCCCCGCCAGCACCCATGAGCTCACCATCCCCAATGAC CTCATAGGCTGCATCATCGGTCGGCAGGGCACCAAGATAAACGAGATTCGCCAGATGTCTGGCGCGCAGATCAAGATCGCCAACGCCATGGAGGGCTCCTCGGAGCGGCAGATCACCATCACAGGGACCCCCGCCAACATCAGCCTCGCCCAGTACCTCATCAACGCCAG
- the LOC132448468 gene encoding poly(rC)-binding protein 3 isoform X5, translating into MDPAKIQSEGGLNVTLTIRLLMHGKEVGSIIGKKGETVKKMREESSARINISEGNCPERIVTITGPTDAIFKAFAMIAYKFEEDIINSMSNSPATSKPPVTLRLVVPASQCGSLIGKGGSKIKEMRESTGAQVQVAGDMLPSSTERAVTISGTPEAIIQCVKQICVVILESPPKGATIPYRPKPASTPVIFSGGQAYTIQGQYAIPHPDLTKLHQLAMQQTPFTPLGQTTPAFPGLDASPPASTHELTIPNDLIGCIIGRQGTKINEIRQMSGAQIKIANAMEGSSERQITITGTPANISLAQYLINARFRDVAAMWNDPSSMATS; encoded by the exons ATGGATCCGGCCAAGATCCAGTCCGAGGGGGGCCTCAACGTCACGCTCACCATCCGCCTCCTAATGCATGGGAAG GAAGTGGGCAGCATTATTGGAAAG AAAGGAGAAACTGTGAAGAAGATGCGTGAGGAG AGCTCAGCAAGGATCAACATTTCTGAGGGCAACTGCCCAGAGCGGATAGTCACCATCACCGGACCGACCGACGCCATCTTCAAGGCCTTTGCCATGATCGCCTACAAATTTGAAGAG GACATCATCAACTCGATGAGCAACAGCCCGGCCACGAGCAAGCCGCCGGTCACCCTGCGGCTGGTGGTGCCTGCCAGCCAGTGTGGATCCCTCATCGGGAAGGGAGGCTCCAAGATCAAGGAGATGAGAGAG TCGACGGGGGCCCAGGTGCAGGTGGCCGGGGACATGCTGCCCAGCTCCACCGAGCGCGCCGTCACCATCTCCGGCACGCCAGAGGCCATCATCCAGTGCGTCAAGCAGATCTGCGTGGTCATCCTGGAG TCCCCTCCGAAGGGAGCCACCATACCGTACCGCCCAAAGCCCGCCTCCACCCCGGTCATATTCTCCGGTGGCCAG GCCTACACAATTCAGGGACAATATGCCATACCGCATCCAGAT CTGACCAAGCTCCACCAGCTGGCTATGCAGCAAACGCCCTTTACTCCCCTCGGACAGACCACCCCTGCTTTCCCTG GTCTGGACGCCAGCCCCCCCGCCAGCACCCATGAGCTCACCATCCCCAATGAC CTCATAGGCTGCATCATCGGTCGGCAGGGCACCAAGATAAACGAGATTCGCCAGATGTCTGGCGCGCAGATCAAGATCGCCAACGCCATGGAGGGCTCCTCGGAGCGGCAGATCACCATCACAGGGACCCCCGCCAACATCAGCCTCGCCCAGTACCTCATCAACGCCAG
- the LOC132448468 gene encoding poly(rC)-binding protein 3 isoform X1 gives MDPAKIQSEGGLNVTLTIRLLMHGKEVGSIIGKKGETVKKMREESSARINISEGNCPERIVTITGPTDAIFKAFAMIAYKFEEQTDDWQKDIINSMSNSPATSKPPVTLRLVVPASQCGSLIGKGGSKIKEMRESTGAQVQVAGDMLPSSTERAVTISGTPEAIIQCVKQICVVILESPPKGATIPYRPKPASTPVIFSGGQAYTIQGQYAIPHPDQLTKLHQLAMQQTPFTPLGQTTPAFPGLDASPPASTHELTIPNDLIGCIIGRQGTKINEIRQMSGAQIKIANAMEGSSERQITITGTPANISLAQYLINARFRDVAAMWNDPSSMATS, from the exons ATGGATCCGGCCAAGATCCAGTCCGAGGGGGGCCTCAACGTCACGCTCACCATCCGCCTCCTAATGCATGGGAAG GAAGTGGGCAGCATTATTGGAAAG AAAGGAGAAACTGTGAAGAAGATGCGTGAGGAG AGCTCAGCAAGGATCAACATTTCTGAGGGCAACTGCCCAGAGCGGATAGTCACCATCACCGGACCGACCGACGCCATCTTCAAGGCCTTTGCCATGATCGCCTACAAATTTGAAGAG CAGACAGATGATTGGCAGAAG GACATCATCAACTCGATGAGCAACAGCCCGGCCACGAGCAAGCCGCCGGTCACCCTGCGGCTGGTGGTGCCTGCCAGCCAGTGTGGATCCCTCATCGGGAAGGGAGGCTCCAAGATCAAGGAGATGAGAGAG TCGACGGGGGCCCAGGTGCAGGTGGCCGGGGACATGCTGCCCAGCTCCACCGAGCGCGCCGTCACCATCTCCGGCACGCCAGAGGCCATCATCCAGTGCGTCAAGCAGATCTGCGTGGTCATCCTGGAG TCCCCTCCGAAGGGAGCCACCATACCGTACCGCCCAAAGCCCGCCTCCACCCCGGTCATATTCTCCGGTGGCCAG GCCTACACAATTCAGGGACAATATGCCATACCGCATCCAGAT CAGCTGACCAAGCTCCACCAGCTGGCTATGCAGCAAACGCCCTTTACTCCCCTCGGACAGACCACCCCTGCTTTCCCTG GTCTGGACGCCAGCCCCCCCGCCAGCACCCATGAGCTCACCATCCCCAATGAC CTCATAGGCTGCATCATCGGTCGGCAGGGCACCAAGATAAACGAGATTCGCCAGATGTCTGGCGCGCAGATCAAGATCGCCAACGCCATGGAGGGCTCCTCGGAGCGGCAGATCACCATCACAGGGACCCCCGCCAACATCAGCCTCGCCCAGTACCTCATCAACGCCAG
- the LOC132448468 gene encoding poly(rC)-binding protein 3 isoform X3 — translation MDPAKIQSEGGLNVTLTIRLLMHGKEVGSIIGKKGETVKKMREESSARINISEGNCPERIVTITGPTDAIFKAFAMIAYKFEEVPEEDIINSMSNSPATSKPPVTLRLVVPASQCGSLIGKGGSKIKEMRESTGAQVQVAGDMLPSSTERAVTISGTPEAIIQCVKQICVVILESPPKGATIPYRPKPASTPVIFSGGQAYTIQGQYAIPHPDQLTKLHQLAMQQTPFTPLGQTTPAFPGLDASPPASTHELTIPNDLIGCIIGRQGTKINEIRQMSGAQIKIANAMEGSSERQITITGTPANISLAQYLINARFRDVAAMWNDPSSMATS, via the exons ATGGATCCGGCCAAGATCCAGTCCGAGGGGGGCCTCAACGTCACGCTCACCATCCGCCTCCTAATGCATGGGAAG GAAGTGGGCAGCATTATTGGAAAG AAAGGAGAAACTGTGAAGAAGATGCGTGAGGAG AGCTCAGCAAGGATCAACATTTCTGAGGGCAACTGCCCAGAGCGGATAGTCACCATCACCGGACCGACCGACGCCATCTTCAAGGCCTTTGCCATGATCGCCTACAAATTTGAAGAGGTGCCAGAGgaa GACATCATCAACTCGATGAGCAACAGCCCGGCCACGAGCAAGCCGCCGGTCACCCTGCGGCTGGTGGTGCCTGCCAGCCAGTGTGGATCCCTCATCGGGAAGGGAGGCTCCAAGATCAAGGAGATGAGAGAG TCGACGGGGGCCCAGGTGCAGGTGGCCGGGGACATGCTGCCCAGCTCCACCGAGCGCGCCGTCACCATCTCCGGCACGCCAGAGGCCATCATCCAGTGCGTCAAGCAGATCTGCGTGGTCATCCTGGAG TCCCCTCCGAAGGGAGCCACCATACCGTACCGCCCAAAGCCCGCCTCCACCCCGGTCATATTCTCCGGTGGCCAG GCCTACACAATTCAGGGACAATATGCCATACCGCATCCAGAT CAGCTGACCAAGCTCCACCAGCTGGCTATGCAGCAAACGCCCTTTACTCCCCTCGGACAGACCACCCCTGCTTTCCCTG GTCTGGACGCCAGCCCCCCCGCCAGCACCCATGAGCTCACCATCCCCAATGAC CTCATAGGCTGCATCATCGGTCGGCAGGGCACCAAGATAAACGAGATTCGCCAGATGTCTGGCGCGCAGATCAAGATCGCCAACGCCATGGAGGGCTCCTCGGAGCGGCAGATCACCATCACAGGGACCCCCGCCAACATCAGCCTCGCCCAGTACCTCATCAACGCCAG
- the LOC132448468 gene encoding poly(rC)-binding protein 3 isoform X2: protein MDPAKIQSEGGLNVTLTIRLLMHGKEVGSIIGKKGETVKKMREESSARINISEGNCPERIVTITGPTDAIFKAFAMIAYKFEEQTDDWQKDIINSMSNSPATSKPPVTLRLVVPASQCGSLIGKGGSKIKEMRESTGAQVQVAGDMLPSSTERAVTISGTPEAIIQCVKQICVVILESPPKGATIPYRPKPASTPVIFSGGQAYTIQGQYAIPHPDLTKLHQLAMQQTPFTPLGQTTPAFPGLDASPPASTHELTIPNDLIGCIIGRQGTKINEIRQMSGAQIKIANAMEGSSERQITITGTPANISLAQYLINARFRDVAAMWNDPSSMATS from the exons ATGGATCCGGCCAAGATCCAGTCCGAGGGGGGCCTCAACGTCACGCTCACCATCCGCCTCCTAATGCATGGGAAG GAAGTGGGCAGCATTATTGGAAAG AAAGGAGAAACTGTGAAGAAGATGCGTGAGGAG AGCTCAGCAAGGATCAACATTTCTGAGGGCAACTGCCCAGAGCGGATAGTCACCATCACCGGACCGACCGACGCCATCTTCAAGGCCTTTGCCATGATCGCCTACAAATTTGAAGAG CAGACAGATGATTGGCAGAAG GACATCATCAACTCGATGAGCAACAGCCCGGCCACGAGCAAGCCGCCGGTCACCCTGCGGCTGGTGGTGCCTGCCAGCCAGTGTGGATCCCTCATCGGGAAGGGAGGCTCCAAGATCAAGGAGATGAGAGAG TCGACGGGGGCCCAGGTGCAGGTGGCCGGGGACATGCTGCCCAGCTCCACCGAGCGCGCCGTCACCATCTCCGGCACGCCAGAGGCCATCATCCAGTGCGTCAAGCAGATCTGCGTGGTCATCCTGGAG TCCCCTCCGAAGGGAGCCACCATACCGTACCGCCCAAAGCCCGCCTCCACCCCGGTCATATTCTCCGGTGGCCAG GCCTACACAATTCAGGGACAATATGCCATACCGCATCCAGAT CTGACCAAGCTCCACCAGCTGGCTATGCAGCAAACGCCCTTTACTCCCCTCGGACAGACCACCCCTGCTTTCCCTG GTCTGGACGCCAGCCCCCCCGCCAGCACCCATGAGCTCACCATCCCCAATGAC CTCATAGGCTGCATCATCGGTCGGCAGGGCACCAAGATAAACGAGATTCGCCAGATGTCTGGCGCGCAGATCAAGATCGCCAACGCCATGGAGGGCTCCTCGGAGCGGCAGATCACCATCACAGGGACCCCCGCCAACATCAGCCTCGCCCAGTACCTCATCAACGCCAG
- the LOC132448468 gene encoding poly(rC)-binding protein 3 isoform X7, whose product MDPAKIQSEGGLNVTLTIRLLMHGKEVGSIIGKKGETVKKMREESSARINISEGNCPERIVTITGPTDAIFKAFAMIAYKFEEQTDDWQKDIINSMSNSPATSKPPVTLRLVVPASQCGSLIGKGGSKIKEMRESTGAQVQVAGDMLPSSTERAVTISGTPEAIIQCVKQICVVILESPPKGATIPYRPKPASTPVIFSGGQAYTIQGQYAIPHPDLIGCIIGRQGTKINEIRQMSGAQIKIANAMEGSSERQITITGTPANISLAQYLINARFRDVAAMWNDPSSMATS is encoded by the exons ATGGATCCGGCCAAGATCCAGTCCGAGGGGGGCCTCAACGTCACGCTCACCATCCGCCTCCTAATGCATGGGAAG GAAGTGGGCAGCATTATTGGAAAG AAAGGAGAAACTGTGAAGAAGATGCGTGAGGAG AGCTCAGCAAGGATCAACATTTCTGAGGGCAACTGCCCAGAGCGGATAGTCACCATCACCGGACCGACCGACGCCATCTTCAAGGCCTTTGCCATGATCGCCTACAAATTTGAAGAG CAGACAGATGATTGGCAGAAG GACATCATCAACTCGATGAGCAACAGCCCGGCCACGAGCAAGCCGCCGGTCACCCTGCGGCTGGTGGTGCCTGCCAGCCAGTGTGGATCCCTCATCGGGAAGGGAGGCTCCAAGATCAAGGAGATGAGAGAG TCGACGGGGGCCCAGGTGCAGGTGGCCGGGGACATGCTGCCCAGCTCCACCGAGCGCGCCGTCACCATCTCCGGCACGCCAGAGGCCATCATCCAGTGCGTCAAGCAGATCTGCGTGGTCATCCTGGAG TCCCCTCCGAAGGGAGCCACCATACCGTACCGCCCAAAGCCCGCCTCCACCCCGGTCATATTCTCCGGTGGCCAG GCCTACACAATTCAGGGACAATATGCCATACCGCATCCAGAT CTCATAGGCTGCATCATCGGTCGGCAGGGCACCAAGATAAACGAGATTCGCCAGATGTCTGGCGCGCAGATCAAGATCGCCAACGCCATGGAGGGCTCCTCGGAGCGGCAGATCACCATCACAGGGACCCCCGCCAACATCAGCCTCGCCCAGTACCTCATCAACGCCAG
- the LOC132448468 gene encoding poly(rC)-binding protein 3 isoform X6, whose product MDPAKIQSEGGLNVTLTIRLLMHGKEVGSIIGKKGETVKKMREESSARINISEGNCPERIVTITGPTDAIFKAFAMIAYKFEEDIINSMSNSPATSKPPVTLRLVVPASQCGSLIGKGGSKIKEMRESTGAQVQVAGDMLPSSTERAVTISGTPEAIIQCVKQICVVILESPPKGATIPYRPKPASTPVIFSGGQAYTIQGQYAIPHPDQLTKLHQLAMQQTPFTPLGQTTPAFPGLDASPPASTHELTIPNDLIGCIIGRQGTKINEIRQMSGAQIKIANAMEGSSERQITITGTPANISLAQYLINAR is encoded by the exons ATGGATCCGGCCAAGATCCAGTCCGAGGGGGGCCTCAACGTCACGCTCACCATCCGCCTCCTAATGCATGGGAAG GAAGTGGGCAGCATTATTGGAAAG AAAGGAGAAACTGTGAAGAAGATGCGTGAGGAG AGCTCAGCAAGGATCAACATTTCTGAGGGCAACTGCCCAGAGCGGATAGTCACCATCACCGGACCGACCGACGCCATCTTCAAGGCCTTTGCCATGATCGCCTACAAATTTGAAGAG GACATCATCAACTCGATGAGCAACAGCCCGGCCACGAGCAAGCCGCCGGTCACCCTGCGGCTGGTGGTGCCTGCCAGCCAGTGTGGATCCCTCATCGGGAAGGGAGGCTCCAAGATCAAGGAGATGAGAGAG TCGACGGGGGCCCAGGTGCAGGTGGCCGGGGACATGCTGCCCAGCTCCACCGAGCGCGCCGTCACCATCTCCGGCACGCCAGAGGCCATCATCCAGTGCGTCAAGCAGATCTGCGTGGTCATCCTGGAG TCCCCTCCGAAGGGAGCCACCATACCGTACCGCCCAAAGCCCGCCTCCACCCCGGTCATATTCTCCGGTGGCCAG GCCTACACAATTCAGGGACAATATGCCATACCGCATCCAGAT CAGCTGACCAAGCTCCACCAGCTGGCTATGCAGCAAACGCCCTTTACTCCCCTCGGACAGACCACCCCTGCTTTCCCTG GTCTGGACGCCAGCCCCCCCGCCAGCACCCATGAGCTCACCATCCCCAATGAC CTCATAGGCTGCATCATCGGTCGGCAGGGCACCAAGATAAACGAGATTCGCCAGATGTCTGGCGCGCAGATCAAGATCGCCAACGCCATGGAGGGCTCCTCGGAGCGGCAGATCACCATCACAGGGACCCCCGCCAACATCAGCCTCGCCCAGTACCTCATCAACGCCAGGTAG